The proteins below are encoded in one region of Oncorhynchus tshawytscha isolate Ot180627B linkage group LG04, Otsh_v2.0, whole genome shotgun sequence:
- the LOC112248776 gene encoding elongation of very long chain fatty acids protein 7 isoform X1, whose protein sequence is MLSQNWRTATGAQRDMEFRDLTARAGLWYENFMKNADPRTEDWFLMSSPLPQTIIIVAYIYFVTRLGPRLMENRKAFQLKEILIFYNFSVVALSLYMCYEYVMSGWGTGYTFHCDLVDYSDSPQALRMAGTCWLYYFSKFIEMLDTIFFVLRKKNSQVTFLHVYHHSIMPFTWWFGVRFAPGGQGTFHALLNCVVHVIMYSYYGLSALGPAYQKYLWWKKYLTTIQLIQFVIVTTHIWQYFFMKDCPYQFPIFIYIIGLYGLVFLLLFLNFWYHAYTKGKRLPKVLQAKTWAHPYNKTNGEITNGNGFHCDKDK, encoded by the exons ATGCTCTCACAAAATTGGAG GACGGCTACAGGagctcagagagacatggagttCAGGGATCTAACGGCCAGGGCCGGACTCTGGTATGAAAACTTCATGAAGAATGCAG ACCCCAGGACAGAGGACTGGTTTCTCATGTCATCGCCGCTCCCCCAAACCATAATAATCGTGGCGTACATCTACTTTGTCACCCGGCTGGGGCCCAGACTCATGGAGAACCGCAAGGCTTTCCAACTCAAAGAAATTCTCATTTTCTACAACTTCAGCGTGGTCGCCTTGTCCCTCTACATGTGCTATGAG TATGTGATGTCGGGCTGGGGGACGGGCTACACGTTCCACTGCGACCTAGTGGACTACTCGGACTCGCCGCAGGCATTGAGG ATGGCTGGGACGTGTTGGCTCTACTACTTCTCAAAGTTCATAGAGATGTTGGACACA ATCTTCTTTGTTCTGAGGAAGAAGAACAGTCAGGTTACATTCCTCCATGTCTATCATCACTCTATCATGCCCTTTACCTGGTGGTTTGGGGTCCGGTTCGCTCCAG GTGGCCAGGGGACATTCCATGCCCTGTTGAACTGTGTGGTCCATGTCATCATGTACTCCTACTACGGCCTGTCTGCCCTGGGCCCCGCCTACCAGAAGTACCTCTGGTGGAAGAAGTACCTCACCACCATTCAGCTG atcCAGTTTGTGATCGTTACCACCCACATCTGGCAGTACTTCTTCATGAAGGACTGTCCCTACCAGTTCCCCATCTTCATCTACATCATTGGCCTCTATGGCctggtcttcctcctcctcttcctcaactTCTGGTACCACGCCTACACCAAGGGCAAGAGGCTTCCCAAGGTACTTCAGGCCAAAACCTGGGCCCACCCCTACAACAAAACCAACGGCGAAATAACCAACGGGAATGGTTTCCACTGTGACAAGGATAAGTGA
- the LOC112248776 gene encoding elongation of very long chain fatty acids protein 7 isoform X2, translating to MRLGSAGTATGAQRDMEFRDLTARAGLWYENFMKNADPRTEDWFLMSSPLPQTIIIVAYIYFVTRLGPRLMENRKAFQLKEILIFYNFSVVALSLYMCYEYVMSGWGTGYTFHCDLVDYSDSPQALRMAGTCWLYYFSKFIEMLDTIFFVLRKKNSQVTFLHVYHHSIMPFTWWFGVRFAPGGQGTFHALLNCVVHVIMYSYYGLSALGPAYQKYLWWKKYLTTIQLIQFVIVTTHIWQYFFMKDCPYQFPIFIYIIGLYGLVFLLLFLNFWYHAYTKGKRLPKVLQAKTWAHPYNKTNGEITNGNGFHCDKDK from the exons GACGGCTACAGGagctcagagagacatggagttCAGGGATCTAACGGCCAGGGCCGGACTCTGGTATGAAAACTTCATGAAGAATGCAG ACCCCAGGACAGAGGACTGGTTTCTCATGTCATCGCCGCTCCCCCAAACCATAATAATCGTGGCGTACATCTACTTTGTCACCCGGCTGGGGCCCAGACTCATGGAGAACCGCAAGGCTTTCCAACTCAAAGAAATTCTCATTTTCTACAACTTCAGCGTGGTCGCCTTGTCCCTCTACATGTGCTATGAG TATGTGATGTCGGGCTGGGGGACGGGCTACACGTTCCACTGCGACCTAGTGGACTACTCGGACTCGCCGCAGGCATTGAGG ATGGCTGGGACGTGTTGGCTCTACTACTTCTCAAAGTTCATAGAGATGTTGGACACA ATCTTCTTTGTTCTGAGGAAGAAGAACAGTCAGGTTACATTCCTCCATGTCTATCATCACTCTATCATGCCCTTTACCTGGTGGTTTGGGGTCCGGTTCGCTCCAG GTGGCCAGGGGACATTCCATGCCCTGTTGAACTGTGTGGTCCATGTCATCATGTACTCCTACTACGGCCTGTCTGCCCTGGGCCCCGCCTACCAGAAGTACCTCTGGTGGAAGAAGTACCTCACCACCATTCAGCTG atcCAGTTTGTGATCGTTACCACCCACATCTGGCAGTACTTCTTCATGAAGGACTGTCCCTACCAGTTCCCCATCTTCATCTACATCATTGGCCTCTATGGCctggtcttcctcctcctcttcctcaactTCTGGTACCACGCCTACACCAAGGGCAAGAGGCTTCCCAAGGTACTTCAGGCCAAAACCTGGGCCCACCCCTACAACAAAACCAACGGCGAAATAACCAACGGGAATGGTTTCCACTGTGACAAGGATAAGTGA